From a region of the Ovis aries strain OAR_USU_Benz2616 breed Rambouillet chromosome 2, ARS-UI_Ramb_v3.0, whole genome shotgun sequence genome:
- the CKS2 gene encoding cyclin-dependent kinases regulatory subunit 2: MAHKQIYYSDKYFDEHYEYRHVMLPRELSKQVPKTHLMSEEEWRRLGVQQSLGWVHYMIHEPEPHILLFRRPLPKDQQK, encoded by the exons ATGGCCCATAAGCAGATCTACTACTCGGACAAGTACTTCGATGAACACTACGAATACCG aCATGTCATGTTACCCAGAGAACTTTCCAAACAAGTACCCAAAACCCATCTGATGTCTGAAGAGGAGTGGAGAAGACTTGGTGTCCAACAGAGTCTAGGCTGGGTTCATTACATGATTCATGAACCAG AACCACACATCCTTCTCTTTAGACGGCCTCTTCCAAAAGATCAACAAAAATGA